A stretch of DNA from bacterium:
AAAAATTCAGGAGCAGATAAGAGAAATTCTTGCAAGTTTCAAAACCACGTTTGATAGATTGAACGATTCTTTTACAAAAATAGATGGTCTTGTTGAAGGGCTATCTAAAACAAATAATAATTTAAATTCTTTTATTGAAGAAAATTCTTCAAAGATTTCAAAAGTTATTGATGATACAGATTTATTTCTTGTTTCAGGGAAAAGCGAAATTGAAAAAACGATGGGAAGTATAAGAGATTTTTTGACAATTAAAGATAAAGCGGATAAACTTCTTGTTAATTTTACAGAGACATCAGAAGAATTCCAAAAAACATCCTCACAGATTAAAGAATTTTTTGAAAAACTCCAGACAGAAGGACTTATAGCAAAAATTATGAAAGAAGAGAAGATGCTTGAAGATATTAAAGAAGAAATAGCACTTTTAAAAGAAACAACTGAAAAAATTGGAGATGCATCTGAAAAATTGAGTATTACCCTTGAAAATTTAAATTCAGTTTTAGTAGATTTAAAATCAGGTAAAGGCAGTGCAGGTAAGTTTCTATATAGTGATGAACTTTATAATGAGGCTTTAAATTTTATAAAAGACATAAGAGAACACCCCTGGAAATTATTTTTTAGAAGAAAATGAAAAAAGAAAAAAGTATATTTGTATGTTCTGAATGTGGATATCAAACTGTTAAATTACTTGGTAGATGTCCTAACTGCGGGAAGTGGAATACATTTATTGAAGAATTTTATACATCACTAGAAAAATTTGAAGAAAAAGAAATAGTCCATCCTAAAAAACTCTCCGAAATTGAATTTGAAGAAACACCAAGAATAAAAACAGGAATAGAAGAATTTGACAGGGTTCTTGGAGGAGGCATTGTTAAAAAAAGTTATATACTTGTTGCAGGAGAACCGGGAGTGGGAAAGTCAACATTGCTTTTAACTGTATGTGGTAATCTTGCTAAAAATGGTTATAAAGTTTTATATATAAGTGGAGAGGAATCAGAAAATCAAATAAAAATGAGGAGTAAACGACTTGGAGTTGAGAGTGACGAAATATATTTATTGACAACTTCAGAAATAAATACAATAAAAAATGGACTTGAAAAAATAAAGCCGGATTTTATTATAATTGATTCAATCCAGACAATTTACAATCCAGAAATACCGACAATTCCAGGTTCAGTTACCCAGGTAAGAGAAAATGCAAATTTTTTTATGAAATACACAAAAGCAAATAATTGTTCCACTTTTCTTGTAGGACATATAACAAAAGAAGGGATTGTTGCGGGACCTAAAATTCTTGAGCATATTGTTGATGCAGTTATTTATTTTGAAGGAGATATAAGAACAAATTTAAGAATTTTAAGGAGTATAAAAAACAGATTTGGCTCAACAAATGAGATTGGCGTTTTTTCAATGGAAGAAAATGGACTTAAAGAAATACCTGATGCTTCAAGTATTTTCATTCAGGATATTGAAAAAAATACACCTGGAAGGACTATATTCCCTACGATTGAAGGAACAAGAACGATACTTGTTGAAATTGAAGGACTTGTAACTCCGACATATTATGGAATTCCAAAAAGAACTGTTTCAGGGCTTGATTATAACAGGGTTTCTTTAATAATTGCAGTTCTTGAGAAAAAATTAAAATTCAATTTCAATACATATGATGTTTATGTCAATGTTGGCGGTGGAATAAAAATAAATGAAGTGGGTAGTGACCTTGGAGTTGCTGTTTCCTGTGTTTCTTCACTTAAAGATATTGCACCTTTAAAAAAATCTGTTGTAATTGGAGAAATAGGGCTTACAGGAGAAATAAGAGGAGTTGAGAATATAAATTTAAGATTGAAAGAATGTGCACGTCTTGGAATTGAAAAAGCCATTATTCCTGAAAAAAATAAAAATGATGTTTTTGTTAAAAATATAGAAATTTATCCTGTCAGATTTTTATATGAAGCAATCCAGATTTCCTTAAACCTATAATTTCACAGGGGCATCCCTTGTAAAAATTGGACACTCTTACGCAAACAGGAGTAAAATAAAATTATAGAATTTTTCAGAAAGAAAAATATAAAAGCGAGGGTGGCGGAACCGAGCCCCTGTAGTAAGCCCTGATTAGCAAGGTGGGTGTAGCAAGGGGCGAGTTGGTGCGGGTAGGATGTAATATGATATAGAGACGTAAGTAAGTGAAGGATAGAGGAAAGGAGTAGAAATATAATCAGGAGCACAACTGTAACCAACTTAAGAAGAAGTAAAAACTGGACTCGGCAGTAGAAATAGAAGAAAAATATAAAAGCGAGGGTGGCGGAACCGAGCCCCTGTAGTAAGCCCTGATTAGCAAGGTGGGTGTAGCAAGGGGCGAGTTGGTGCGGGTAGGATGTAATATGATATAGAGACGTAAGTAAGTGAAGGATAGAGGAAAGGAGTAGAAATATAATCAGGAGCACAACTGTAACCAACTTAAGAAGAAGTAAAAACTGGACTCGGCAGTAGAAATAGAAGAAAAATATAAAAGCGAGGGTGGCGGAATGGCAGACGCGCTGGACTTAGGATCCAGTCCGCCTTAGGCGGATGAGGGTTCAAATCCCTCCCCTCGCATTTTCTCCCACCTTTAAGGTGGGCAGTGGAGATGTCGGGAAACATAATTAAGAGGAAGGGACTTAGTAAACTCAGGAATTTTTATCAAATATTTCTTTGAATTCCTTATGGTATTTCTTAAATATCTCTAAAATTTGAGGGTCAAAATTTTCTGGCTTTGATTTTGCATCACCCTGAGTGATTATTCGAATTGTTCAGTCCACCTTAAAGGTGGGTTATATAAATATGTAAGAGATTTGGAAATCTGGTAGTAAAATAAAAATTTAACTTTAAGAGGAAGTTTGTTTTTGACTTTAAGGGGAAATTGGTTAAAATAAAGTATTTACATGGAGGGAAAAAATGAGGAAAATAGAAGTTTTAAAATATGGATGGAAGTTTAAAAAGGGAGATTTTCAGGATGCAATAAATTTTGATTTTGATGATTCTAACTGGGAAGAAGTACAGGTTCCTCATGACTGGGCAATAAAAGGTCCTTTCAGTCCGGAAAATGATAAAAGGGTTTATGTTAGGGAAGAAAATGGAAGAAAAAAAGAAATTGTTCTTACTGGTGTTACAGGTGGTCTTCCTCATGCTGGTAAAGGTTGGTACAGAAAAAAAATTGAACTTAAAAACATTAAAGATAAAAGAATAAGGATTGAGTTTGATGGTGTTATGAGTAATAGTAAAGTTTATTGTAATGGGATTTATGTTGGACAATGGCCTTATGGTTATGCTTCTTTTGCTTTTGACATTACAGATTTTATTAAAGAAGGAGAAAATCTTATTGCAGTTTCAGTTGATAATAAACCGAATGCTTCAAGGTGGTATCCGGGAGCAGGGATTTACAGGAATGTTCGTCTTGTTATAATGAATAATGTGCACATTCCTTTATGGGGAACATATATTACAACTCCTTATATTGATGAAAAAATTGCAAAAGTTCACATAAAGACAGAAGTTGAAAATCATACAGGAAAAAGTAAATATGTTGAACTTGAAACAAAAATTTTATCACCTGAAGGGAAAGAAATAATTACAGAAAGTACAATCAAGGAAATCTCTGATAAGGGAATATTTGAACAGGAAATTTTTGTTGAAAATCCATTATTGTGGTCAGTTGAAAATCCCAATCTTTATACTGCATGTTTGAGTGTAAAAATAGATGGAAAAGTGGTTGATTATTACCAGACAAGATTTGGGATAAGAACAATTACTTTTGACAGCGAAAAGGGTTTCTTTTTAAATGGAAAAGATATTAAATTTAAAGGAGTTTGTATGCATCATGACCTTGGACCTCTTGGAGCAGCAGTAAATAAAATTGCTTTAAAAAGACAACTTACAATTTTAAAAGAAATGGGATGTAATGCGATAAGAACAAGTCATAATCCTCCATGTCCTGAACTTCTTGACCTTGCAGATGAAATGGGTTTTCTTGTGATAGATGAGGCGTTTGATGAATGGAAAATACCTAAATGCGAAAATGGATATAATAAGTTGTTTGATGAATGGGCAGAAAAGGACTTAAGAGCAATGATAAGAAGAGATAGAAATCATCCATCCGTTATTATGTGGAGTATTGGAAATGAAATTCCTGAACAGACAGACCCTGTTAACGGACCTAAACTTGCTAAATTTTTACACAATATATGTAAGGAAGAAGACCCTACAAGACCTACAACAACTGCAATGAACTGGGGAGAAGAAGCAATAAAAAATGGTTTTGCACAGGTTGTTGATGTCTGTGGATGGAATTATTTACCACATCTTTATGGGAAATTTCATCAACTTCTTCCTGGAAAACCTATGTATGCAAGTGAGACAGCATCATGTATAAGTACAAGAGGAGAATATTATTTTCCAGTTGAAGAGGAAAGAGATGTTAAAAGAGAAACATTGCAGGTGAACAGTTTTGATTTATCACATCCTTCATGGGCAAATATCCCGGATGTTGAGTTTAAAGCACAGGATGAGCATCCTTTTATTATGGGTGAGTTTGTCTGGACAGGTTTTGATTATCTTGGAGAACCAACCCCGTATAATGAAGAATGGCCAAGCAGGAGTTCATATTTTGGAATAGTTGATTTATGCGGTATACCAAAGGACAGGTTTTATTTATATCAGAGTATATGGGCAGATAAAGAAACATTACATATTGTTCCTCACTGGACCCTTTTTGGTTTTGAAGGTAAAGCAATTACTGTTCAGGTTTACAGTAAATGGAATACTGTTGAACTTTTTGTAAATGGTATCTCCTATGGTAAGAAAACTAAACATTCAAGAGGACTTGTGAATAGATATAGATTGGTATGGAATGGAGTTATATATCAGCCGGGTGAGGTAAAAGCAGTTGTATATGATGAAAAAGGAAATGTAGTAAAGGAAACAGTTGTGAAAACAGCAGGAAAACCATCAAAGATTAAACTTATTCCTGATAGAGAAATAATTAAAGGGGATGGAGAGGATATGGTTTTTGTATATGTGGAAGTCGTTGGTGAGAAAGGAGTTTTATGTCCTTTTGCTGATAATTTAATTCATTTTGATATAAAAGGTCCTGCTGAAATAGTTGCTGTTGATAATGGAAATCCAATATCTACAGAACCATTCTGTGCTAATTACAGAAAAGTTTTTCATGGAAAATGTGTTGTTTATATAAGGTCAATTTTTAAAAAGAAAGGAAAGATAAAAATTACTGCTAAATCAGAAGGACTTAAAGGAGCACAGATTATAATAAAAGCAGAATAAATTAAATGGAAAAGGACTTTGATGTTATTGTTATAGGGGCTGGAGTTGTTGGACTTTCAATTTCTTATAAACTTTCTGAAAGATATTCAGTTGGTTTAATTGAGAAAAATAAAAAATATGGTCTTGAAACAAGTTCAAGAAATAGTGAAGTAATACACTCAGGAATTCATTATCCAGAAAATTCATTAAAAGCAAAATTGTGTGTTGAAGGGAATAATTTACTTTATGAGTTTTTAAGAGAAAATAATATATTACACAAAAAAACGGGAAAACTTACATTAGCAATAGAAAAGGATGAGATAGAAGAGATTGAGAGATTATATAGTCAGGGAATAAAAAATGGAGTTCCTGAATTAAAAATAATTGAGAAAAATGAAATTGAAAAATTTTGTCCTGAAATAGAAGGAATATGTGCTTTATATACTCCTACAACAGGAATTTTAAATGTTCATTATCTTATGGACTGTCTATATGAGAAATTTATAAACAATGGCGGGATTGCTGGATTTGATGAAAGGGTTATCAATATTGAAAAGAAAAATTCTTTATATCTTGTTGAAACAGAAAAAGGTAGATATTATTCTGAAATTGTTATAAATTGTGCAGGGCTATATGCTGAAAATATCTCAAGAATGCTCGGATTCAATTATGATGTTTACTGGGCAAAAGGAGATTATTTTACAATTACAAGAAAATTTAATATCCCTTTGCTTGTTTATCCTGTTCCAGGTAAAGAAGGACTGGGAATTCATTTAACTCCGAGATTTGATGGAATTTTAAGAGCAGGTCCTGATGTTGAATATGTTGAAAAAATTTATCCACCATATCCGGATGAAAAAGTAAATTCAGTATATAAGATTGACGATACAAAAAAAGAAATTTTTTTTGAGCAATTGAAAAAATATTTACCTTCTATAAAAATTGATGATTTAATTCCTGAAAGTTACGGTATAAGACCAAAATTGCAGAAAAAAGGAGATGAATTTAAAGATTTTGTTATAAAAGAAGAAATACCTGGATTTATAAATTTAATTGGTATTGATTCACCAGGTTTGACCTGCTGTATTTCAATTGCTCAATATGTAAAAAATATTATTTTGTGAGTTATTTTCTGAAAAGGACTGAAATACCCGATAAAATAAGAATTATTGAGAAAATCTTTCTCATTGTTTTTTTGGGAAGATTTATACCAATTTTTGCACCAAGAGGAGCACCTATAATAGAAGTCAATGCAAGCAATAGTCCTATTTTAATGTTTACAAGATTTCTGACCATATAGGCGATACTTCCTGAAATTGCATTAAAAAGTATTGCGATGAGTGCAGTTCCTATTGCATAATGAATTGGAATTTTTAAGAATAAATAAAGTAAAGGTATTATTAAAACTGCTCCTCCAACTCCACACAGGCCTGAGATTAAACCAGAAAAAAAACCAATTAAAATTCCAGAAAGTTTGTTATATGAATTATTATCTGATATCTCGTTTTCCTTATTTTCAGGAGCAAAAAACATTCTTAAACCCAAAAATGTGATAAGAAAAATAAAGATATATTTTACAGTTTCATCATCTAATCTGCTTGTTAAAAATGCACCAAATTGAGAACCTAAAATTCCAGAAGGGACAATCAAAATAATAAGGTTTGTTTTAATTTTTCTATTTTTGAAATAAGTTATGATTGCAGATATTGAGGAAAAAATAATTACGAGTAAAGATGTTCCGATAGAAATTTTCATTCTGCTTTCAGTTGGAAAAGTAAAACCAAAGAAATGATATATTGCAGGAACCATTAAAGAACCTCCACCCATACCAAAAAGTCCACATATAAAACCTGCAAAAAATCCTGTTATAAGTCCGATTAAAATTAAAGACATTTTTTACTTGGTTTTTTTGTAGTCAGGGAAAAGAGGAATCCCTTTTTTCTGTTTTTCTTTAATTTCTTCAACTGTTTTTTCAATTAAAATATACCTTTCAGGAGAAGATGGATGAGTTGTAAGAAAAACATCTTTTGTTGACCCGGGATATTCAGCAGCCATCTTTCTCCAGAAATTAGGAGCATCAGAAACATCATATCCACTTATAGCAGCGATATAGGTTCCAAGATAATCTGCTTCTTTTTCAAATTCTTTTGAATAAACAAGACCTGCAATATTTCCAAAAACACCCTGAGTATTAACACCTGTTGCAACAGTTATTGCAATGTCAACAATTGTTCCGAGAATTCTGTTGCCAGTTTTTTGAACAGAATGGTCTAAAACAGCATGAGCAATTTCATGTGATAAAACAAAAGCAAGTTCTGTATCTGATTGAATAAACCTTAATAATCCCGGAGTTGCATATATGGTCTGTCCGTCAGTAGAAGCATTTATGCTATCTCCAACCTGAGGGTCTGTATAAAGAACAAAAGAAAATGGACATATTTTTGTTGTAGGGACATTAAAAGTTAAAATTTCTCCATTCCTATCAACAATAACTTCAACCTTTTCTTTACTTAAATCAATTCCCTCCATAATTTTTGAAATATTTTCTATGCTTTCTACTTTCTTTTTATTTATCTCAATTATTCTGTCGTTTATTTTCAATCCTGCATTATAAGCCCCGAAATGTGGATGTACATAAAGTATGGTTGGAGAATCTTCAATCCGGTATTTTTTACTTATAATAGGTAAATCTTCTTTTTTATAATTTTTACTGCTATGAATAAGAATCCCAAGTGAAAGGATCGGTTTTTTTGTGTAGAAATTAACAGCACCTTTTAATAATGGAAAACCAGTTTTATATAATCTTATCTGTCTCTCAATAAGTGTATTGAGAGCAATTTCCCTTTGTTTTTCTCTTTCTGTTTCAATTTCTTCTTTTGGGAGTTCTGGTTGTTTTAAAACAG
This window harbors:
- a CDS encoding MlaD family protein; translated protein: MEKKITDELKVGIFIFAAIIGIIVFIFTQTRLGKWTGYEIGVLFDYVGGLETGSPVRVSGVRVGEVKKIEIIYEETPKVFVKLKINPNVKIGKHSRFTIKTLGIIGEKYVEINPSNEKEFIKKGEIVEGENPLSVDKIANMGEEIAKNLNKILSDISQITGDKKIQEQIREILASFKTTFDRLNDSFTKIDGLVEGLSKTNNNLNSFIEENSSKISKVIDDTDLFLVSGKSEIEKTMGSIRDFLTIKDKADKLLVNFTETSEEFQKTSSQIKEFFEKLQTEGLIAKIMKEEKMLEDIKEEIALLKETTEKIGDASEKLSITLENLNSVLVDLKSGKGSAGKFLYSDELYNEALNFIKDIREHPWKLFFRRK
- the radA gene encoding DNA repair protein RadA yields the protein MKKEKSIFVCSECGYQTVKLLGRCPNCGKWNTFIEEFYTSLEKFEEKEIVHPKKLSEIEFEETPRIKTGIEEFDRVLGGGIVKKSYILVAGEPGVGKSTLLLTVCGNLAKNGYKVLYISGEESENQIKMRSKRLGVESDEIYLLTTSEINTIKNGLEKIKPDFIIIDSIQTIYNPEIPTIPGSVTQVRENANFFMKYTKANNCSTFLVGHITKEGIVAGPKILEHIVDAVIYFEGDIRTNLRILRSIKNRFGSTNEIGVFSMEENGLKEIPDASSIFIQDIEKNTPGRTIFPTIEGTRTILVEIEGLVTPTYYGIPKRTVSGLDYNRVSLIIAVLEKKLKFNFNTYDVYVNVGGGIKINEVGSDLGVAVSCVSSLKDIAPLKKSVVIGEIGLTGEIRGVENINLRLKECARLGIEKAIIPEKNKNDVFVKNIEIYPVRFLYEAIQISLNL
- the galB gene encoding beta-galactosidase GalB — encoded protein: MRKIEVLKYGWKFKKGDFQDAINFDFDDSNWEEVQVPHDWAIKGPFSPENDKRVYVREENGRKKEIVLTGVTGGLPHAGKGWYRKKIELKNIKDKRIRIEFDGVMSNSKVYCNGIYVGQWPYGYASFAFDITDFIKEGENLIAVSVDNKPNASRWYPGAGIYRNVRLVIMNNVHIPLWGTYITTPYIDEKIAKVHIKTEVENHTGKSKYVELETKILSPEGKEIITESTIKEISDKGIFEQEIFVENPLLWSVENPNLYTACLSVKIDGKVVDYYQTRFGIRTITFDSEKGFFLNGKDIKFKGVCMHHDLGPLGAAVNKIALKRQLTILKEMGCNAIRTSHNPPCPELLDLADEMGFLVIDEAFDEWKIPKCENGYNKLFDEWAEKDLRAMIRRDRNHPSVIMWSIGNEIPEQTDPVNGPKLAKFLHNICKEEDPTRPTTTAMNWGEEAIKNGFAQVVDVCGWNYLPHLYGKFHQLLPGKPMYASETASCISTRGEYYFPVEEERDVKRETLQVNSFDLSHPSWANIPDVEFKAQDEHPFIMGEFVWTGFDYLGEPTPYNEEWPSRSSYFGIVDLCGIPKDRFYLYQSIWADKETLHIVPHWTLFGFEGKAITVQVYSKWNTVELFVNGISYGKKTKHSRGLVNRYRLVWNGVIYQPGEVKAVVYDEKGNVVKETVVKTAGKPSKIKLIPDREIIKGDGEDMVFVYVEVVGEKGVLCPFADNLIHFDIKGPAEIVAVDNGNPISTEPFCANYRKVFHGKCVVYIRSIFKKKGKIKITAKSEGLKGAQIIIKAE
- a CDS encoding NAD(P)/FAD-dependent oxidoreductase — protein: MEKDFDVIVIGAGVVGLSISYKLSERYSVGLIEKNKKYGLETSSRNSEVIHSGIHYPENSLKAKLCVEGNNLLYEFLRENNILHKKTGKLTLAIEKDEIEEIERLYSQGIKNGVPELKIIEKNEIEKFCPEIEGICALYTPTTGILNVHYLMDCLYEKFINNGGIAGFDERVINIEKKNSLYLVETEKGRYYSEIVINCAGLYAENISRMLGFNYDVYWAKGDYFTITRKFNIPLLVYPVPGKEGLGIHLTPRFDGILRAGPDVEYVEKIYPPYPDEKVNSVYKIDDTKKEIFFEQLKKYLPSIKIDDLIPESYGIRPKLQKKGDEFKDFVIKEEIPGFINLIGIDSPGLTCCISIAQYVKNIIL
- a CDS encoding sulfite exporter TauE/SafE family protein; this translates as MSLILIGLITGFFAGFICGLFGMGGGSLMVPAIYHFFGFTFPTESRMKISIGTSLLVIIFSSISAIITYFKNRKIKTNLIILIVPSGILGSQFGAFLTSRLDDETVKYIFIFLITFLGLRMFFAPENKENEISDNNSYNKLSGILIGFFSGLISGLCGVGGAVLIIPLLYLFLKIPIHYAIGTALIAILFNAISGSIAYMVRNLVNIKIGLLLALTSIIGAPLGAKIGINLPKKTMRKIFSIILILSGISVLFRK
- a CDS encoding M48 family metallopeptidase — encoded protein: MKKILSVIFLLFILGGCTPVLKQPELPKEEIETEREKQREIALNTLIERQIRLYKTGFPLLKGAVNFYTKKPILSLGILIHSSKNYKKEDLPIISKKYRIEDSPTILYVHPHFGAYNAGLKINDRIIEINKKKVESIENISKIMEGIDLSKEKVEVIVDRNGEILTFNVPTTKICPFSFVLYTDPQVGDSINASTDGQTIYATPGLLRFIQSDTELAFVLSHEIAHAVLDHSVQKTGNRILGTIVDIAITVATGVNTQGVFGNIAGLVYSKEFEKEADYLGTYIAAISGYDVSDAPNFWRKMAAEYPGSTKDVFLTTHPSSPERYILIEKTVEEIKEKQKKGIPLFPDYKKTK